Sequence from the Streptomyces sp. NBC_00440 genome:
TCGGCGGCGCCGTGATGCGCTGGTGCGTGCGGTCCGTCGGGATGCTCGCGGTGCGCTCGCGCTTCACGGACATGCTGACGTACGGCGTGCTGGGATTCCTGATCACCCTGCTCGCGCTCATGGTGCAGCCCAAACCGTGGCTGCAGGTGCCGTTCCTCGAAGGGCTGATGCGGTTCACCGTGAGGTGACGCGGAACTCCGTTGCGACGGCGGGCTGCTGACCGCCCGTACGGCCACCGGAAAATAAAAAAAGAATCGGGGGGAGTGGCCCGTGATTCCCGGGGCAGGCGATGGCTATCCCCCCACGGGTGCTTGCACCCGGCGGTGGCTGCCCGCGTCTCTCCCCCCCCCTGACGCCGGCGGCCACCGCCGCTGCAGGTTTGCGGGCCCGTCGGCCCCCGTACGCCGCGCTGTTCCGCCCGTGAATGAGGGGTGGTCCCCAGGGTCAACGCGCGCTCCTGTACGGGGTGTACGGAGCCGGTGTGCGGCGTGCCACACGGGGGCGGGGGTTGGTGGCGTGCGGGGTCGGATAGCCTGACGTCGGAAGTCTCTTCACATCAAGATTCAGTTCATGGTGTGAGTCTCCGAGATTTCCCGCACCAGGGGCAGGGACCCCCACCGCCAGCTGTCTTACGGAGAACGCCATGACCCGCACTCCTGTGAATGTCACCGTCACCGGCGCGGCCGGCCAGATCGGCTACGCGCTGCTCTTCCGCATCGCCTCGGGCCACCTGCTCGGCTCGGATGTGCCGGTCAAGCTGCGTCTCCTGGAGATCCCGCAGGGGCTCAAGGCCGCCGAGGGCACTGCGATGGAGCTCGACGACTGCGCCTTCCCGCTGCTTCAGGGCATCGAGATCACGGACGACCCGAACGTCGCCTTCGCCGGTGCCAATGTCGCGCTCCTGGTCGGCGCCCGCCCGCGTACCAAGGGCATGGAGCGCGGTGACCTGCTCGCGGCCAACGGCGGCATCTTCGGCCCGCAGGGCAAGGCCATCAACGACAACGCCGCGGACGACATCAAGGTCCTGGTCGTCGGCAACCCGGCCAACACCAACGCGCTCATCGCGCAGGCCTCGGCCCCGGACGTACCGGCCGACCGCTTCACCGCGATGACCCGCCTCGACCACAACCGCGCGATCTCGCAGCTCTCGCAGAAGACCGGCGTTCCGGTCTCCGAGATCCGCCGTCTCACGATCTGGGGCAACCACTCCGCCACGCAGTACCCGGACATCTTCCACGCCGAGGTCGCGGGCAAGAACGCCGCCGAGACCGTCAACGACGAGAAGTGGCTGGCCGACACCTTCATCCCGACCGTCGCCAAGCGCGGCGCGGCGATCATCGAGGCGCGCGGCGCGTCCTCGGCCGCCTCGGCCGCGAACGCCGCCATCGACCACGTCCACACCTGGGTCAACGGCACGGCGGACGGCGACTGGACCTCGATGGGTATCCCGTCGGACGGCTCCTACGGTGTCCCCGAGGGCCTCATCTCGTCCTTCCCGGTCACCACGAAGGGCGGCAAGTACGAGATCGTCCAGGGCCTGGAGATCAACGACTTCTCGCGCGCCCGCATCGACGCGTCGGTGAAGGAGCTCTCCGAGGAGCGCGACGCGGTCCGCGAGCTCGGCCTGATCTGAGCCGGACCCCGTTTGTCCGCTCTGCTGCTTGCAGGCCTGTTGCTTGCAGGAACGCCCCCGGTGACCATGTGGTCGCCGGGGGCGTTCTGTGTCGTCGGGCGGGTGCTGCGGGTGCGGCAGGTGCTGCGGCGTGCCGGTTCGGTCGGCCGTCAGCGCGTCAGCGCGTCAGCGCGTCAGCTCTTCAGGGCGTTCGCGTCCTGGCGCAGCCGTTCCATCGACTGCCGGTGCTGGCCGCCGCCGAACGTGATGCGGGTGGCGCCCAGTTTGCCCAGTTCCTGTGGCGACGGACCGTTCGGCCGGAAGAGCGCGTTGAGCGGCGCCCCGATCCCGGACGCCAGGCCCGGCAGGTGGTCCGGCGGCGCCGTGATCGGGTAGACGCAGTCGGCGCCGGCCGCCAGGTAGCGGAGGCCGCGGTCGATGGTCTGCGCCGGATCGTGTACGCCCCGGATGTACGTATCGACGCGGGCGTTGATGAACAGGCCGTCTCCCGCCGCCGCGCGGAATGCGGCGAGCCGGTCCGCGTTCTGCTGCGGGTCGTCGAGGACTCCGCCGGAGGAGTCCTCCAGATTGCAGCCGACGGCGCCGGTGTCGAGCAGCCGCCCGGCGAGTTCGTCCGGCGGCAGGCCGTACCCGGCCTCGATGTCCGCCGAAACGGCCACGCCGAAGTCCTCGACCGCCCGGACGATCCGGCTGATCGCGGCGAACATCTCGTCGGCCGGGGCGTCCCCGTCCGCGTATCCGAGTGCGGCCGATACTCCGGCACTCGGGGTGGCGAGCGCCGGGAACCCGGCTTCCGCGAAGACGCGTGCGCTGGCCGCGTCCCACGGGCCGGGGAGCACCAGTGGATCGCCGGGGGACCGGCCCAGGTGGAGACTGCGGAAGTCCGTCATGGCGGAGCCCTTCAGTGGCGGATCGGGCGGCGGATTGGGCCGGGCCGGGTCAGCGGCGCCGGGTCGGTCAGTGGTCGCGGGTCGGTCAGTGACGCCGGGCCGGGTCAGTCGCGCCGGGTCGGTCAGTGGCGGTGGGCGACGGAGCCCGGTGTGTAGTGGCCCGGCACCATGCGGGCGGTGACGGAGATGCGGTTCCAGGAGTTGATCACGGTGATCGACGCGATCAGCTGGGCCAGCTCGGTCTCGTCGAAGTGCTCGGCGGCCTGTGCGTAGACCTCGTCCGGTACGAATCCGTCGGTGAGCAGCGTGATGGCCTCGGTCAGCTCGATCGCCGCGATCTCCTTCGCGGTGTAGAAGTGCTTCGACTCCTCCCAGCCGCTCAGCTGCACGATTCGCTCGACCGACTCGCCCGCTGCGAGAGCGTCCTTGGAGTGCATGTCCATGCAGAACGCGCAGTGGTTGATCTGGGAGGCCCGGATCTTCACCAGTTCGAGCAGGACCGGGTCGACTCCCTGCCGGGCCGCCGCATCCAGATTGATCATGGCCTTGTAGACCTCGGGGGCGAGCTTCGCCATATGGAGGCGGGGGGTGTGCTCGGGGAGGTACGCGCTGTCTGCCGAAGCTGCTGTGTCCGTCATGTCTTCTCTGCCCTTCATGCCCTTGTCCGGTGTGTGACTACGACGCTACGTGGGACATGGCGCAGAGGTATGGTCCATTTCTGTGACGGATTCCTGGGCCACTTTCGGCGTAGACCTGCATCTGGAACTCACCGGGCCCGGGCTGCGGGTCGGCCTCACGGACGCGCTGCGCCAAGCCGTCCGCACGGGGCGGCTGGCGCCGGGGACCCGGCTGCCCTCCTCGCGTACGCTCGCCGTCGATCTGGGTGTGGCCCGTAACACGGTCGCCGACGCCTACGCCGAACTGGTGGCCGAGGGCTGGCTGACCGCCCGGCAGGGGTCGGGGACGCGCGTGGCCCCGCGGACCGTACCGCGCGGGGAGCCGAAGCCGGCCGCTGTCCGGCGGTCGCGGCGGAGCGCGCCCGAGTACAACCTCCGACCCGGGTTGCCCGACCTCGCGTCGTTCCCGCGCGCGGAGTGGCTCAGGGCGGCGCGGAAGGCGCTGACCGCGGCGCCCCACGAGGCGTTCGGCTACGGCGACCCGCGGGGCCGTTCCGAGCTGCGGACCGTGCTGGCCGACTATCTGGCGCGGGCGCGCGGTGTCCACGCCGACCAGGACCGCATCGTGGTCTGTGCCGGGTTCGCCCACGCGATGATGCTGATGGGGAAGGTGCTGCGGGGGAGGCGGGTACGGGACGTGGCCGTCGAGTCGTACGGGCTCGATCTGCACTGGAACCTGCTCGTCGACGCCGGGCTGCGCACGCGGGCCCTGCCGTTGGACGGGTTCGGTTCACGTACGAACGAGCTGCGGCGGGAGGGTGCGGTGCTGATGACACCGGCGCATCAGTTCCCGATGGGCGTCCCGCTCCACCCGGACCGGCGCACGGCTGCCGTCGACTGGGCCAGAAGCACGGGCGGGGTGATTCTGGAGGACGACTACGACGGGGAGTTCCGCTACGACCGGCAGCCCGTCGGGGCGCTCCAGGGGCTGGATCCCGAGCGGGTCGTCTACTGCGGAACGGCCAGCAAGTCCATCGCTCCCGGGCTGCGGCTCGGCTGGCTGGTGCTGCCCGGTTCGATGGTGGCAGAGGTGACGGAGGCGAAGGGGAACTCCGACTGGATGTCCAGCTCGCTGGAGCAGCTGACGCTGGCCGAGTTCATCGCTTCGGGTGCGTACGACCGGCATGTCCGCTCGATGCGGCTGCGCTACCGGCGGCGACGCGACCAGTTGGTGCGGGCCCTGGCCGAACGGGCCCCCGGCATCAGGGTGTCCGGGATCGCGGCCGGGCTGCACGCCGTACTGGAACTGCCCCCGGGCACCGAGCAGTCGGTCGTGCAGGCGGCGGCCTGGCAGGGCCTCGCGCTGTACGGGGGCTCCCAGTTCCGGCACGCGGACGTCCGGGACGGGCGCGACATGCTGGTCGTCGGGTACGCAACGCCGTCGGACAGCGCGTGGGCGGGGGCGCTGGAGGCGCTGTGCCGGGTGCTGCCGTAGGTGTGCTGCCGTGGGGTGTTGCAGTGGGTGTTGCCGTGGGGGTGCGCCCGTCAGCCCCGGGCGGTCGGCCCCGGGTCACAGGTCTCGGCCGGGGTCGGTGTGGCCGGGGCCTCTCCGAACCGCGCCAGTGCGAGCGCGCCCGCGACGGCCACCGCGAAGCCTGCCACCGCCAGCGGGGCCAGACCTTCCCTCGTACGGTCTCCGAGCCAGACCACGCCGACAAGGGCAGGGCCGATCGTCTCGCCGATGACCATGCCCGCTGTGGCTGTGGTCACCGAACCGCGCTGCAGCGCCGAGGTGAGCAGCAGGAAGGCAGAACCGCCTCCGACGAGCAGTGCGTACAGCGCCGGGTTGGTGAAGTCGACGGAGTCGATGAGGCGCACCGCGACTTCGACCACCCCGAAGCCCACTCCGGAACCGAGACCGAGCACCAGCGCCCGCGCCTTGCCCTTGAGGCGGCCGGCCAGCGTGCCGACCAGGAGGACCGCGAGCGCGACCCCGAGCAACGACCAGCGCAGCGCCGACGACCCGCCCGTGTGGCCTTCGGCTCCGGAGGCGAGGCCGAGCATCCCGAGGCCCGCGCAGACGACGGCCACCGCGCCCCATTCGGTACCGGAGAGCCGGACGCCGAGGATGCGGGATGCCACCACGGCGGTGACCGCGAGACTCGCGGCGAGTGCGGCGCCGACCGCGTAGATGGGGAGCGTGCGCAGGGCGATGATCTGGAGTACGAAGCCGAGCCCGTCGAGGCCGAGCCCCGCGATGTAGCGCCACTGGCGCAGGGCGCGCAGGAGCAGCGCGGCGTCCACACCGGAGCCGGTTCCCGGTGCGGAGGCCCGGGCCGCGGCGGCCTGGAGCACGGAGGCCGTACCGAAGCAGACCGCTGAACCGAGGGCGCAGATCATTCCAAGGAGCACGAAAGGACTCTAGTTGGGCAGAGAGTTGGGCGGTGAGTCGGCCGGGGGCCGGCCGGAGACTTGGGCGGAGAAGGGCCCACACCGGCCATCCGCAGGCATGACATCTAGTCTGTACACCGACAGGCGCCACTGGAGGGCTGTACGGGGCTGCACAGGGCTGTACTGCACAGGGCTGTACTGACGGGGAGGTCAACGTATGCGCAAGATGAGGTCGGGTGCTGTGGTGCTCGGGGGAATGGGGATGCTGGCCGCGACACTCGCCGCCTGCGGCTCCGATGTGGACAAGCGGTGCGTCGATCCGGCTACGCACAAGCAGTTGCCGAAGTACGAGTGCACCAACGGCACCGGCCACGGAACGTACTACTACGGCGGCTCGTCCAAGCACGGCAAGATCTCGGGCGGCAGCTTCAGCAAGCCCTCGGTGCACCGCGGCGGCTTCGGCGGCGGGTCCCACTCGGGCGGTGGCTCCCACTCCGGCGGCGGATTCCACTCCAGCGGCGGCTGAGCCGGGTACGCGCCGGAACCGCGGAACGTACGGGAACGGGAACAGGCGGACATCATGCAGCGGCACACCACAGAACCGCGCCCCGGCTGGCAGCAGATCGTCGAGGAGCAGGGTCTGGTCTATCCACTGACCCGCTATCCCGACGATTCCCTGCGCCCGTACTGGGACGAGAGCGCGTACTACTCGTTCTCCCTTTCCGAGGTCGAGGCGCTGGAGGAGGTGGTCGAAGAACTGCACACGATGTGTCTGGCAGCAGCCGCCCACATCGTCGACCACGACCGCTTCGCGGAGCTCGGCATCACCGATCCCCGGCTGGCCCGGCTGGTCGGCGAATCCTGGCGCCGACGGGACGAACTGCCGTCCGTCTACGCACGATTCGACCTCCGGTACGACGGCAGCGGTCCGGCGAAAATGCTGGAATACAACGCCGACACCCCCACCTCCCTGGTGGAGGCCGCCAGCCCCCAGTGGTTCTGGATGGAGGACCGCTTCCCGGACGCCGACCAGTGGAACTCCCTGCACGAACGCCTCGTCGCCGCCTGGAAACGGCAGGCCCCGCTACTGCCGCCGGGCCCCCTGCACTTCGTGCACTCCGAAGCCGACCAACTCGGCGAGGATCTGATGACGGCCGCCTATCTGCGGGAGACCGCCCAGCAGGCAGGGATCGAGACCGAGGCCCTCTCGGTGGAACGGATCGGCTGGGACCCGCTGTCCGGGCGGTTCGTCGACGAGCGGATGCGCTTCATCCGCAGTTGTTTCAAGCTCTACCCCTGGGAATGGCTGACGACGGACAGCTTCGGTCCGCACGTCCTGGACACGCTCGACAACGGCGGTTCCACCGGCTCCACCTGCTGGATAGAGCCCGCCTGGAAGATGCTCCTCTCCAACAAGGCACTGCTCGCCGTGGTCTGGGAGCTGTACCCCGGGCACCCGAATCTGCTGCCCGCCTACCTGGACGGACCGCGCGAACTCGCCCTGTCGAAGGGGTACGTCTCCAAGCCCCTGCTCGGCCGCGAGGGCGCGGGGGTCCTGCTCCACGAGCCGAGCGCGGGCGCGGGTCCGGGGCCGGGGCCGGGCCATGGTGCCGGTGCTGATGGTGGTGGTGCCCGTGGTGGTTCCGGGGCTGCTGGCGGTTCCGGGGCCAGTGGTGCCGTCGGCGTTCGGGCCGACGAGGCTTGCTGCTACCAGGAGTTGGCCCCGCTGCCCGACTTCGACGGCAACCGGGTGGTGCTCGGCGCCTGGGTCGTCGAGGACGAAGCGGCGGGGCTCGGTATCCGGGAGTCAGCGGGGCCGGTGACGGACGAGTACGCCCGCTTCCTGCCCCACATCATCCTGTAGCAGCCGGGCCGCCGCCTCAGATGTTCAGCACGCTCCGGAGCTGGGTGAGCCCCCAGTCCAGATCCTCCTTACTGATCACCAGCGGCGGGGCGATCCGGATGGTGGATCCATGGGTGTCCTTCACCAGCACTCCGAGATCCATCAGCTTCTCCGAGATCTCCCGGCCGGTGCCGAGCGCCGGGGCGATGTCCACCCCGGCCCACAGCCCCCGTCCGCGCACGGCATCCACCGCCCCGCTCCCCACCAACAGCCCCAGTTCACGGTGGAGATGATCACCCAGCTCGGTCGCCCGCTGCTGGAAGTCGCCGGTCCGCAGCATCGCGATGACCTCCAGGGCGACGGCGCACGCCAGCGGGTTTCCACCGAAGGTGGATCCGTGCTCGCCGGGCCGGAAGACACCGAGCACCTCCGCCGACGAGACGACCGCCGACACCGGCACCACCCCGCCGCCGAGCGCCTTGCCCAGGACGTACATGTCCGGCACGACACCCTCGTGCTCACAGGCGAAGGTCTTCCCGGTCCTGCCGAGCCCGGACTGGATCTCGTCGGCGATGAACAGCACGTTCCTGGCGCGCGTCAGTTCCCGTACGCCCGGCAGATAGCCGGCCGGTGGCACCAGCACCCCCGCCTCGCCCTGGATGGGTTCGAGCAGCACGGCCACGGTGTTGGCGTCGAACGCTGCTTCCAGGGCGGCCAGATCCCCGTACGGCACGATCTCGAAACCGGGGGTGTACGGGCCGAAGTCCGCTCTGGCCTCGGCGTCCGTCGAGAAGCTGACGATCGTGGTCGTCCGGCCGTGGAAGTTGTTCTCCGCGACGACGATCTTCGCCTGTCCGTCCGGTACGCCCTTGACCTTGTATCCCCACTTGCGGGCGGTCTTCACCGCGGTCTCGACCGCCTCGGCCCCGGTGTTCATCGGCAGCACCATCTCCATGCCGCACAGTTCGGCGAGCTGAGTGGAGAAGTCGGCGAACCGGTCGTGGTGGAAGGCCCGGGAGGTGAGCGTGACCCGCTCCAGCTGGGCCTTGGCGGCGTCGATCAACCGGCGGTTCCCATGACCGAAGTTGAGCGCCGAGTAACCGGCGAGCATGTCGAGGTAGCGGCGCCCCTCGACATCGGTCATCCATGCGCCGTCCGCAGATGCGACTACAACGGGCAGCGGATGGTAGTTGTGCGCGCTGTGCGCTTCGGCGGAGGAGATCGATGTTTCCGTAACTGACACGGGTTCTCCGTTCTTAGGGCGTACGGCTTTTACGGCGTACGGGCCATACGGGCGCGGGTCCTACGGTGTTCGGGTCATCGTGTGCTCATTCCTATCGTCGGCCACGGCGGGCAGGAAGAAACCTTGTGGACCGGCGTGCCGGGTGGGCATGCGGCGCAGGGGTGTACCGCACGTCGATTCCGTCGGTGTCCGCCCCGCCACATCCCTCGAACCAGTCGAGCCGGTTGCGCGCCCAGGCGCGGGCCCGTTCGAACCGGCCCGGCTCCGGAGACCGTGCCGGGTCCTCGGTAGGAGCCGGCATCCCCTCGGCCAGGATCTGCGCCAGCACCCGTTCGGCCATCGACTGCCCGGACCCGGACCCGGACCCGGACTCAGGCCCAGACCCAGACCCGGACTCTGGCCCTGACCCTGATCCCGACCCCCACTCCGACGCGGGCCACCCCGACGTCGACCACGGCTCCGAGCCTGGCGGCCCAGCCGGCTCGACCAGCCCGGCCGGCCCGCCCCGCTCTCCGCTCCAGCCCTCGCCGTCGAGCGCGCGGCCCAGGGCCCGCAGCTCTGCAGGGAGCCGTGGATCCGGATCACGCCGGGGGTGCTCGCGCCTACCCCACTCGCCCTTACCGCGCATGTCCTGCCTCACCCTTCACACTGCTCGTGGTCCTCGTAGCACTCGTAGCACTCGTAGCCCTCGTGGTCCCGCCCTCGTCCGACTCCGGCGACTGACTGCCGTCCGGCGGCGGAAGCAGTTTGCTCAGCTTCTTCAAGGCGCGGTTCAGCCGTGACTTCACCGTGCCGCGTGGCCAGCCCAGCGCCTCCGCTGTCTCCGCCTCGTCCATCTCCAGCAGATAGCGGTACGTCACAGCCAGCCGCTGCTCGGTGCTCAGCCGGTCCAGCGCCGCCAGCAACAGCGCCCTGCGCTCCTTCCGCAGCGCGGCCACCGCAGGATCCGCCGACTCCGGTATCAGCGGCTCGGCCTCTGCCAGGGCGGCCTCACGTCCTGCCGCGGACCGTTGCCGGACCGCCGAGCGCAGGGTGTTCCGTGTCTCGTTCATGACGATCCGCAGCAGCCAGGGGCGGAACGACGCGCCCGGCTTGAAGTGGTCCAGTGCCCGGTAGGCCTTGAAGAAGGCCGACTGCACCACGTCCTCCGCGTCCGGACCGGCCCCGAAGGCAGCCGCCGCGCGCAGTGCGATTCCTGTGTACGCATGCACCAGTACGGCGTACGCCTGGGCATCTCCCGCCCGCACACGCGCGATCACGCCGGCCTCACCCGCCGCCGAGCCCGTGGCTCCGCCTATGGCTATGGCCGTGTCCGTGTGTGGGGCTGCCCCCGTGGCTCTCGCCGAGGCTGTCCCCGTAGCCGTAGCCGTAGCCGTAGCCGTAGCAGTGGCTGTCGTCGTGTCTCCGTCTGTGGCCCCGTCGGCAACCGCGACGTGGCTCCCCTCCCGCGTTCTCACATCTTTCATACACCGCGCGACGGAGATCGGTTCCGCACCTGAGAGAATGCTGTACATGGCCTCAGACCGTCCCCGGGTGCTCTCCGGGATCCAGCCCACGTCAGGCTCGTTCCACCTCGGCAACTACCTCGGCGCCGTGCGCCAGTGGGTAGCCCTGCAGGAGTCGCACGACGCGTACTACATGGTCGTTGACCTGCACGCGATCACCGTCCCGCAGGACCCCGCCGAGTTGCGGGCCAACACCCGGCTCGCGGCCGCCCAGCTCCTCGCGTCCGGCCTCGACCCCGAGCGCTGCACGCTCTTCGTGCAGAGCCATGTGCCCGAGCACGCCCAGCTCGGCTGGGTCATGAACTGCCTGGCCGGGTTCGGCGAGGCCAGCCGGATGACCCAGTTCAAGGACAAGTCGGCCAAGCAGGGCGCCGACCGTGCGACCGTCGGCCTCTTCACGTATCCGATCCTCCAGGTCGCCGACATCCTGCTCTACCAGGCCAACCAGGTACCCGTCGGTGAGGACCAGCGCCAGCACGTCGAGCTGACCCGCGACCTCGCCGACCGGTTCAACAGCCGGTTCGGTACGACCTTCACGGTTCCGGAGCCGTACATCCTCAAGGAGACGGCAAAGATCTACGACCTCCAGGACCCCTCGGCCAAGATGAGCAAGTCGGCGGCCTCGCCCAAGGGCCTGATCAGCCTGCTCGACGAGCCGAAGGTCTCGGTGAAGAAGGTCAAGAGCGCGGTGACCGACACCGACACGGTGATCCGCTACGACCCGGTGGCGAAGCCCGGCGTGTCGAACCTGCTGACCATCAACTCGACGCTCACCGGCACGAGCATCGCCGACCTGGAACAGCA
This genomic interval carries:
- a CDS encoding DUF3017 domain-containing protein, giving the protein MTRDTARPEGGGRAAPGDAPAPARQWPLLTVLVTIGVGLLLVAFDVTRVGLLLVGLALLGGAVMRWCVRSVGMLAVRSRFTDMLTYGVLGFLITLLALMVQPKPWLQVPFLEGLMRFTVR
- a CDS encoding malate dehydrogenase encodes the protein MTRTPVNVTVTGAAGQIGYALLFRIASGHLLGSDVPVKLRLLEIPQGLKAAEGTAMELDDCAFPLLQGIEITDDPNVAFAGANVALLVGARPRTKGMERGDLLAANGGIFGPQGKAINDNAADDIKVLVVGNPANTNALIAQASAPDVPADRFTAMTRLDHNRAISQLSQKTGVPVSEIRRLTIWGNHSATQYPDIFHAEVAGKNAAETVNDEKWLADTFIPTVAKRGAAIIEARGASSAASAANAAIDHVHTWVNGTADGDWTSMGIPSDGSYGVPEGLISSFPVTTKGGKYEIVQGLEINDFSRARIDASVKELSEERDAVRELGLI
- a CDS encoding isocitrate lyase/PEP mutase family protein, which encodes MTDFRSLHLGRSPGDPLVLPGPWDAASARVFAEAGFPALATPSAGVSAALGYADGDAPADEMFAAISRIVRAVEDFGVAVSADIEAGYGLPPDELAGRLLDTGAVGCNLEDSSGGVLDDPQQNADRLAAFRAAAGDGLFINARVDTYIRGVHDPAQTIDRGLRYLAAGADCVYPITAPPDHLPGLASGIGAPLNALFRPNGPSPQELGKLGATRITFGGGQHRQSMERLRQDANALKS
- a CDS encoding carboxymuconolactone decarboxylase family protein — protein: MTDTAASADSAYLPEHTPRLHMAKLAPEVYKAMINLDAAARQGVDPVLLELVKIRASQINHCAFCMDMHSKDALAAGESVERIVQLSGWEESKHFYTAKEIAAIELTEAITLLTDGFVPDEVYAQAAEHFDETELAQLIASITVINSWNRISVTARMVPGHYTPGSVAHRH
- the pdxR gene encoding MocR-like pyridoxine biosynthesis transcription factor PdxR, coding for MTDSWATFGVDLHLELTGPGLRVGLTDALRQAVRTGRLAPGTRLPSSRTLAVDLGVARNTVADAYAELVAEGWLTARQGSGTRVAPRTVPRGEPKPAAVRRSRRSAPEYNLRPGLPDLASFPRAEWLRAARKALTAAPHEAFGYGDPRGRSELRTVLADYLARARGVHADQDRIVVCAGFAHAMMLMGKVLRGRRVRDVAVESYGLDLHWNLLVDAGLRTRALPLDGFGSRTNELRREGAVLMTPAHQFPMGVPLHPDRRTAAVDWARSTGGVILEDDYDGEFRYDRQPVGALQGLDPERVVYCGTASKSIAPGLRLGWLVLPGSMVAEVTEAKGNSDWMSSSLEQLTLAEFIASGAYDRHVRSMRLRYRRRRDQLVRALAERAPGIRVSGIAAGLHAVLELPPGTEQSVVQAAAWQGLALYGGSQFRHADVRDGRDMLVVGYATPSDSAWAGALEALCRVLP
- a CDS encoding glutathionylspermidine synthase family protein; translation: MQRHTTEPRPGWQQIVEEQGLVYPLTRYPDDSLRPYWDESAYYSFSLSEVEALEEVVEELHTMCLAAAAHIVDHDRFAELGITDPRLARLVGESWRRRDELPSVYARFDLRYDGSGPAKMLEYNADTPTSLVEAASPQWFWMEDRFPDADQWNSLHERLVAAWKRQAPLLPPGPLHFVHSEADQLGEDLMTAAYLRETAQQAGIETEALSVERIGWDPLSGRFVDERMRFIRSCFKLYPWEWLTTDSFGPHVLDTLDNGGSTGSTCWIEPAWKMLLSNKALLAVVWELYPGHPNLLPAYLDGPRELALSKGYVSKPLLGREGAGVLLHEPSAGAGPGPGPGHGAGADGGGARGGSGAAGGSGASGAVGVRADEACCYQELAPLPDFDGNRVVLGAWVVEDEAAGLGIRESAGPVTDEYARFLPHIIL
- the rocD gene encoding ornithine--oxo-acid transaminase, with product MSVTETSISSAEAHSAHNYHPLPVVVASADGAWMTDVEGRRYLDMLAGYSALNFGHGNRRLIDAAKAQLERVTLTSRAFHHDRFADFSTQLAELCGMEMVLPMNTGAEAVETAVKTARKWGYKVKGVPDGQAKIVVAENNFHGRTTTIVSFSTDAEARADFGPYTPGFEIVPYGDLAALEAAFDANTVAVLLEPIQGEAGVLVPPAGYLPGVRELTRARNVLFIADEIQSGLGRTGKTFACEHEGVVPDMYVLGKALGGGVVPVSAVVSSAEVLGVFRPGEHGSTFGGNPLACAVALEVIAMLRTGDFQQRATELGDHLHRELGLLVGSGAVDAVRGRGLWAGVDIAPALGTGREISEKLMDLGVLVKDTHGSTIRIAPPLVISKEDLDWGLTQLRSVLNI
- the trpS gene encoding tryptophan--tRNA ligase — protein: MASDRPRVLSGIQPTSGSFHLGNYLGAVRQWVALQESHDAYYMVVDLHAITVPQDPAELRANTRLAAAQLLASGLDPERCTLFVQSHVPEHAQLGWVMNCLAGFGEASRMTQFKDKSAKQGADRATVGLFTYPILQVADILLYQANQVPVGEDQRQHVELTRDLADRFNSRFGTTFTVPEPYILKETAKIYDLQDPSAKMSKSAASPKGLISLLDEPKVSVKKVKSAVTDTDTVIRYDPVAKPGVSNLLTINSTLTGTSIADLEQQYEGKMYGALKTDLAEIVADFVTPFRTRTQEYLDDPETLDSLLAKGAEKARTVAAETLAQAYERLGFLPAKH